From Ignatzschineria sp. RMDPL8A, a single genomic window includes:
- the ppa gene encoding inorganic diphosphatase, protein MSFNNVPAANDLDKITQDFNCIIEIPAESDPVKYEVDHDTDLIWVDRFVGTNMRYPANYGYIPQTLCDDGDPLDVLVITPFPLIHGSVVRCRPLGVLNMTDESGGDAKLVAVPISKLCPMYNNIQSFDDLPKLLVDQIEFYFANYKGLEKGKWVKLDGFSDKAAAEAEIMNSLKLFNEKNQ, encoded by the coding sequence ATGAGTTTTAACAACGTTCCTGCAGCGAATGATTTAGATAAAATTACCCAAGATTTCAACTGCATCATTGAGATCCCTGCTGAGTCTGATCCTGTTAAATATGAAGTCGATCACGATACAGACCTAATCTGGGTTGACCGTTTTGTCGGCACCAACATGCGTTATCCCGCCAACTACGGCTACATTCCACAAACATTATGTGATGATGGCGACCCGCTTGATGTATTAGTGATCACCCCATTCCCATTAATTCACGGTTCAGTCGTTCGTTGTCGCCCACTTGGCGTTTTAAACATGACTGACGAATCAGGCGGCGATGCGAAACTTGTGGCAGTGCCAATCAGCAAGCTTTGCCCTATGTATAACAACATCCAATCGTTTGATGACCTGCCAAAACTTCTTGTAGATCAGATCGAATTCTATTTCGCAAACTACAAAGGACTTGAAAAAGGCAAGTGGGTAAAACTTGATGGTTTTAGCGATAAAGCAGCGGCTGAAGCTGAAATTATGAACTCACTTAAACTCTTTAACGAGAAAAACCAATAA
- the speG gene encoding spermidine N1-acetyltransferase, translating to MIRDSYLKLRPLEREDLRFVHQLDNNAMIMRYWFEEPYESFLELSDLYHKHIHDKSERRFVLEKVLGESKVGLVELMEIDYAHRRAEFQIIIAPNHQGHGYASIATMLAMDYAFSALNLYKLYLVVDEANEKAKHIYSKLGFEVEGVLKHEFFSDGEYRNAIRMCIFQHQFFEQYKKIREEAHHEIEDEDLILNNEIEY from the coding sequence ATGATTCGTGATAGTTATTTAAAGCTTAGACCGCTTGAGCGGGAAGATTTACGATTTGTTCATCAGCTCGATAATAATGCGATGATTATGCGTTATTGGTTTGAAGAGCCATATGAGTCGTTTTTAGAGCTATCCGATCTATATCATAAACACATTCACGACAAGAGTGAGCGCCGTTTTGTGCTTGAAAAAGTGCTGGGCGAGAGTAAGGTTGGACTCGTTGAATTGATGGAGATCGATTACGCGCACCGCCGGGCAGAATTTCAGATTATTATCGCGCCAAATCATCAGGGACATGGGTATGCTTCAATTGCCACGATGCTCGCGATGGATTATGCATTTTCAGCGCTCAATCTCTACAAGCTCTATCTTGTTGTCGATGAGGCGAATGAAAAAGCAAAACATATCTACTCAAAACTTGGATTTGAGGTGGAGGGCGTACTAAAACATGAATTCTTCAGCGATGGGGAATATCGTAACGCGATCCGCATGTGCATTTTTCAGCATCAATTTTTTGAACAATATAAGAAGATCCGCGAAGAAGCTCACCATGAGATTGAAGATGAAGATCTCATCTTAAATAACGAAATTGAGTATTAA
- the msrB gene encoding peptide-methionine (R)-S-oxide reductase MsrB, whose protein sequence is MSDLKNKLTAMQYHVTQENGTEPPFQNEYHDHFEEGLYVDIVSGKPLFLSHDKFDAGCGWPAFAKPVEDSQITEHDDLSYGYHRTEVRSDDSDSHLGHVFNDGPEALGGLRYCINSAALRFIAKADLEREGYGEYLEYFK, encoded by the coding sequence ATGAGTGATTTAAAAAACAAGTTAACGGCAATGCAATATCACGTCACACAAGAAAATGGCACTGAGCCACCGTTTCAAAATGAGTATCATGACCATTTTGAAGAGGGGCTTTATGTGGATATTGTCTCCGGTAAACCGCTCTTTCTCTCCCATGATAAATTTGACGCAGGCTGTGGTTGGCCCGCGTTTGCAAAGCCTGTGGAAGACTCGCAAATCACCGAGCATGATGATCTTTCCTATGGGTATCATCGTACCGAAGTGCGAAGTGATGATTCTGATTCGCATTTAGGTCACGTTTTTAATGATGGGCCGGAGGCGCTTGGCGGATTGCGTTACTGCATCAATTCCGCAGCGCTTCGCTTTATTGCCAAAGCCGATCTTGAGCGCGAAGGGTATGGCGAATATCTGGAGTATTTTAAATAA
- a CDS encoding metalloregulator ArsR/SmtB family transcription factor, with the protein MDIGEMRVAACDASQFLKSMSNEDRLMLLCYLSQGEYSVSELEEKTGIMQPTLSQQLGVLRNEDLVDTRRDGKRIFYSIKSPKVLTLLQCMYELFCQPELGEKDADDNATQEK; encoded by the coding sequence ATGGATATTGGTGAAATGCGCGTAGCAGCGTGTGATGCGTCACAATTTTTAAAAAGTATGAGCAATGAAGACCGTTTAATGCTTCTTTGCTATTTGAGCCAAGGGGAATACTCTGTCAGTGAGCTCGAAGAAAAAACTGGCATCATGCAACCGACGCTTTCCCAACAGCTTGGCGTTTTGCGCAATGAAGATTTAGTGGATACCCGTCGCGATGGAAAACGTATTTTCTACTCCATCAAAAGTCCGAAAGTACTGACGTTACTGCAATGTATGTATGAGCTTTTCTGCCAGCCCGAGTTGGGCGAAAAAGATGCGGACGATAACGCGACTCAAGAGAAATAA